A stretch of Linepithema humile isolate Giens D197 chromosome 3, Lhum_UNIL_v1.0, whole genome shotgun sequence DNA encodes these proteins:
- the LOC136999070 gene encoding uncharacterized protein: MSVRCRWCGIREFTFRHDPVKEFVNFATRPTTYFKKIICIAHNAKSFDAQFILRYLVESGISTEPRVILSGTKIIVLTVGNTKFIDSVNYMPMRLSELPKAFGLANTLDKGVFPHLFNTLDNQFYVGPLPGVEYYSPETMNTKEREQFLAWHDELTRANYIFDFQLEISRYCRNDVDILRRACMAFRKIFLRRGKVCPFEECTTIASTCMRVFRKNFLRESEIGIIPPGGYRHANTQSRKALRWLVWMERELGHPIIHAGRTREYRVLDGTLVDGYYESLENGVTRHHVFQFHGCFWHGCPSCFRINRDSNLSVNSERRDTIDLRYEQTVATTYRLRKRGYTVTEKWECDFDRALAVNSVMREYLQHHQMVENKPLNPRDAFYGGRTGNVATRYEITGTEKIRYIDVCSLYPYVLKTGTFPIGHPTVYVGEECSVLIGEGPNYNFDSVEGLVRCKVLAPRDLFHPVLPYRVRGKLLFALCRSCCETFSREDCTHRPSEREFTGTWVSCELRKALEKGYFVSEVSEIWQYNATRYDHGTRQGGLFAEYINTFLKLKQEASGWPSECTDDEAKERYLRDYEETEGIVLESNNIAKNSGLRSVAKLCLNSFWGKFGQRPNLTNTEIVKTQQRLASLLTSPKHEITEILPVNEDAMYVSWRLREEADVPSPLTNVVLAAYTTALARLVLYKYLERLDRRVLYYDTDSCIYVSSDDPSEYEPRTGNFLGDMTNELESYGSGSYIEAFVSGGPKFYAYVVRTPEGLTHEVCKVKGITLNFANSCLVNFNSIRELILQKEREGREEESEEEEEEGKSHRTSINLRFRAIRRTAFHELITRDEVKACTPVLLKRRFINSRCSVSYGYAIR, encoded by the coding sequence ATGTCGGTGCGGTGTCGTTGGTGCGGTATCCGCGAATTTACATTTCGTCACGATCCTgttaaagaatttgtaaatttcgcgACGCGTCCGacgacatattttaaaaaaataatttgtattgctCATAACGCAAAATCGTTCGACGCGCAATTTATCCTCCGATATTTAGTAGAAAGCGGTATTTCGACAGAACCTCGTGTAATTTTGAGCGGTACTAAAATCATAGTACTAACGGTAGGAAATACGAAATTTATCGACAGTGTTAATTATATGCCGATGCGGTTATCCGAATTACCAAAGGCTTTCGGGCTGGCGAATACTTTGGATAAAGGCGTCTTTCCGCATTTATTTAACACGCTCGATAATCAATTCTATGTAGGACCGTTGCCGGGCGTCGAGTATTACTCTCCGGAAACTATGAATACGAAAGAACGCGAACAGTTTTTAGCATGGCACGACGAGTTAACCCGggcgaattatatttttgattttcaacTCGAGATATCGCGCTATTGTCGCAACGACGTGGATATTCTTAGACGAGCGTGCATGGCTTTTAGGAAAATTTTCCTGAGGCGCGGAAAAGTGTGCCCGTTCGAGGAATGTACAACAATCGCTTCCACGTGTATGAgggtttttagaaaaaactttctGCGTGAAAGCGAGATTGGTATAATTCCACCGGGTGGGTACAGACACGCGAATACGCAATCGCGCAAAGCACTGCGTTGGCTGGTGTGGATGGAGCGAGAGCTCGGACATCCTATTATTCACGCAGGGCGTACCCGCGAATATCGCGTACTCGACGGCACACTCGTCGACGGATATTACGAATCGTTAGAAAACGGCGTAACGCGACATCACGTGTTTCAATTTCACGGATGTTTTTGGCACGGTTGCCCGTCGTGCTTTAGAATCAACCGCGACAGTAACCTCTCCGTAAACAGTGAACGTAGGGATACGATCGATTTGCGTTATGAGCAGACCGTCGCAACGACATATCGTCTTAGAAAACGCGGATACACGGTGACGGAGAAATGGGAGTGCGATTTCGATCGTGCGCTGGCTGTAAATAGCGTAATGCGGGAATATTTACAGCACCATCAAATGGTTGAAAACAAACCGCTCAATCCGCGCGATGCGTTTTACGGCGGCCGTACGGGGAATGTCGCGACTCGATATGAAATTACGGGTACAGAGAAGATACGATACATCGATGTATGTTCTCTGTATCCGTATGTTTTAAAAACGGGTACTTTTCCGATCGGACATCCCACGGTGTATGTCGGGGAGGAATGTTCGGTGCTAATCGGAGAAGGCCCGAATTACAATTTCGACTCCGTCGAAGGCCTCGTACGTTGCAAAGTACTCGCACCGCGCGATCTCTTTCACCCCGTGTTACCGTATCGCGTACGCGGAAAATTGTTATTCGCGTTGTGCCGCAGTTGCTGCGAAACATTTTCACGCGAAGATTGTACACACAGGCCTTCCGAACGTGAATTTACGGGTACATGGGTATCGTGCGAATTGCGCAAAGCGCTTGAAAAAGGTTATTTCGTGTCGGAGGTTAGCGAGATTTGGCAGTACAACGCAACACGCTACGATCACGGTACGCGGCAGGGTGGGTTATTCgccgaatatattaatacatttttaaaattaaaacaagaagCCAGCGGGTGGCCGAGTGAATGTACCGATGACGAGGCTAAAGAACGATATCTTCGCGATTACGAGGAAACCGAAGGTATCGTTCTCGAAAGTAACAATATCGCGAAAAATTCGGGATTACGTTCGGTCGCGAAGTTgtgtttaaattctttttggggGAAATTCGGCCAACGACCCAACCTAACGAATACCGAAATCGTAAAAACTCAGCAACGATTAGCGAGTTTGCTCACAAGTCCCAAACATGAAATAACCGAAATACTGCCGGTAAACGAAGATGCGATGTATGTTTCATGGCGACTGCGGGAAGAGGCCGACGTTCCCTCGCCTCTTACCAACGTCGTTTTAGCGGCGTACACGACGGCGCTAGCGCGATTagtgttgtataaatatttagaacgcTTAGATCgacgcgttttatattacgatacCGATTCTTGCATTTATGTAAGCAGCGATGATCCTTCCGAATACGAGCCGCGTACGGGTAATTTTTTGGGCGATATGACGAACGAACTCGAAAGCTATGGGTCCGGTAGTTACATCGAGGCGTTTGTATCCGGTGGCCCGAAATTTTATGCTTACGTTGTTCGCACACCGGAAGGACTCACGCACGAAGTTTGCAAAGTAAAGGGTATAACCCTAAACTTTGCAAACTCATGCTTagtcaattttaatagtataagagaattaatattgcaaaaagagCGAGAGGGACGAGAAGAGGAaagtgaagaagaagaagaagaaggaaagtCACATAGAACATCGATAAATCTACGTTTCAGAGCAATTCGGCGTACGGCTTTTCACGAGTTAATAACTCGCGACGAAGTGAAAGCTTGTACTCCTGTGCTATTGAAACGTAGATTTATCAATAGTCGTTGTTCCGTTTCTTACGGTTACGcgattcgataa